One stretch of Legionella birminghamensis DNA includes these proteins:
- a CDS encoding aminoglycoside phosphotransferase family protein, protein MTQLEGTLLEELWHAMDHDNKLVIIKELGSLLREVHTLPTQGLESIDGQWKSFIRSQITSCVAHHRTKGLPTSLLKQIPSYIESVNESLLQIEKPVILTGEYTPMNFLVTNTDGTWHITGLIDFGDAMLGHYKYDLLGPGAFLIQGDKELLQTFLRAYGFRVDKLNGELSQQLTALMLLHKYSNLEIQIRIASILYEKTRKFSLGILIYRVDYAPCKPLVLVLPVNCGKSYPKSKTALNYRCFYFI, encoded by the coding sequence ATGACCCAGCTAGAAGGAACATTGTTAGAAGAGCTTTGGCATGCCATGGATCATGACAATAAATTAGTCATTATTAAGGAGCTTGGTTCATTACTACGGGAAGTTCATACTCTCCCGACACAGGGTTTGGAATCGATAGACGGCCAGTGGAAGTCCTTTATTCGAAGTCAAATAACATCCTGCGTAGCACATCATAGAACTAAAGGTTTACCTACTTCCTTATTAAAACAAATCCCTTCTTATATTGAATCGGTTAATGAATCTTTACTTCAAATTGAAAAGCCGGTTATTTTAACTGGAGAATACACGCCGATGAATTTTTTGGTCACAAATACCGACGGAACCTGGCATATAACAGGCTTGATCGATTTTGGCGATGCAATGCTAGGTCATTATAAGTATGATTTATTAGGGCCAGGTGCATTTTTGATACAGGGTGATAAAGAACTATTACAGACATTTTTACGGGCTTATGGATTTCGGGTAGACAAGCTTAATGGCGAACTGAGTCAACAGTTAACTGCATTAATGCTTCTCCATAAATATAGCAATCTGGAAATTCAAATAAGAATTGCTAGCATCCTCTATGAAAAAACTAGAAAATTTAGTCTGGGGATTTTAATTTATAGGGTTGATTATGCCCCCTGCAAACCACTAGTTTTAGTTTTACCCGTAAATTGCGGGAAAAGTTATCCGAAATCAAAAACTGCACTCAATTACCGCTGTTTTTACTTCATTTAA